ATCACCATCAAAGCCCATAGCGTTACCCTGTATTACACAGCGAAGGACGGCAAGACCTATCAGCTCAACTTCATCGACACACCTGGCCATGTGGACTTCCATTATGAGGTCAGCCGCTCGCTGGCAGCCTGTGAAGGTGCCTTGCTGGTAGTCGATGCGGCGCAGGGTGTTGAGGCGCAATCGGTAGCCAACTGTTATACCGCCATCGAGCAGGGTCTGGAAGTGATGCCGGTGCTGAACAAAATCGATCTGCCCCAGGCCGAGCCCGAACGGGTGCAGGCCGAGATTGAAAGCGTGATCGGCATTGATGCCACTGATGCGGTGACCTGCAGTGCGAAGAGCGGTATGGGTGTCGAGGACGTGCTGGAGCGTCTGATTGCAGTGATCCCACCGCCGGTCGGTGAGATCGAAGCACCGCTGCAGGCATTGATCATTGACTCCTGGTTCGACAACTATCTGGGTGTGGTCTCGTTGGTGCGCGTCAAACAGGGCCGCATCAAGAAAGGTGACAAGGTTCTGGTCAAGTCCACCGGCAAGCTGCATCAGGTCGACAGTGTGGGTGTCTTCAATCCCAAGCACACCGAAACCGGTGATCTCAAGGCCGGGGAAGTGGGCTTCATCATCGCCGGCATCAAGGACATCCATGGCGCGCCGGTAGGCGATACGCTGACACTGTCCAACACGCCGGATGTGGACATGCTGCCCGGCTTCAAGAAGGTCCAGCCGCAGGTCTATGCCGGTTTGTTCCCGGTCAGTTCCGATGATTTCGAAGACTTCCGCGACGCGCTGTCCAAGCTCACGCTCAACGATGCCGCGTTGCAGTACGAGCCGGAAAGCTCGGATGCCCTGGGTTTCGGCTTCCGTATCGGCTTCCTCGGCATGCTGCACATGGAGATCATTCAGGAGCGTCTCGAGCGCGAATATGATCTTGACCTGATTACCACTGCGCCGACCGTGATATTCGAGGTGGTGAAGAAGGATGGCGAGAAGATCTACGTCGATAACCCTTCACGCCTGCCCGACCCGTCACTGATCGACGAAATGCGCGAGCCCATAGTGCGAGCCAACATTCTTGTGCCTCAGGACCATCTCGGCAGCGTCATCACTCTGTGTATCGAGAAGCGGGGCGTGCAGCATGACCTCGTGTTTCTCGGCACTCAGGTGCAGGTGATCTATGACCTGCCGATGAATGAGGTGGTGCTGGACTTCTTCGATCGTCTGAAGTCGGTCAGCCGGGGTTATGCGTCACTGGATTACGCGTTTGATCGGTTCCAGGCCGCCAATCTGGTGCGTCTGGATGTATTGATCAACAGCGAGAAGGTCGATGCGTTGGCGTTGATCGTGCATCGCGACAACGCTGCGTTCAAGGGTCGGCAGCTGGTCGAAAAAATGAAAGAGTTGATTCCTCGCCAGATGTTCGATGTTGCCATCCAATCCGCTGTGGGTGGGCAGGTGGTGGCGCGTTCGACGGTCAAGGCGCTGCGCAAGAACGTTATCGCCAAGTGTTATGGTGGCGATGCCAGTCGGAAGAAGAAGCTGCTTGAGAAACAGAAGGCCGGTAAGAAACGGATGAAGCAGGTTGGTAACGTCGAGATTCCACAGGAAGCCTTCCTGGCCGTCCTGAAAGTGGAATAACCAGAATGTTCATCGCAACCGGGCCGTCCATCAATACACCCCAGGGGTAACGCAAGACCGATTATGCATATCAACTTTCCGCTGTTGCTGGTGATCGCCGTGGCCGTCACCGGTCTGTTGGCACTGTTGGATTTCATCTGGTTTGCACCCAGACGGCGGCGGGCAATGGCCGCCTACGAAGCAGGCGTCGAGGTTACCGATGCCGGTACGCTGGAGCGCCTGAACAAGGAGCCGCTGCTGGTTGAATACGGCAAATCCTTCTTTCCGGTGCTGGCTGTGGTACTGATTCTGCGTTCGTTTCTGGTCGAGCCGTTCCAGATTCCATCCGGCTCGATGAAGCCGACTCTGGAAATCGGTGACTTCATCCTGGTCAATAAGTTTTCCTATGGTATCCGGTTGCCGGTGCTGGAAACCAAGATCATCCCGGTGGGTGACCCGCAGCGCGGTGACGTGATGGTATTCCGTTATCCGAACGACCCGCGGATCAACTACATCAAGCGGGTGGTCGGCCTGCCAGGCGACGTTGTGCGCTATGCCGACAAGCAGCTGTTCGTCAATGGCACGCCGGTAGAGCGTGAACTGCTGCGCACTGTGGGCGATGACGAAGTGCCGGCCGGGCATCCGTTGCAGGCCCTGGCGACGGTTGATATCTATCTGGAAGAGCTGGGCGAAGCATCCCACGAGGCGCGTTACAAACGCCTGTCCCAGACACCTGCAGCGCATGAATGGACAGTGCCTGACGGGCACTATTTCATGATTGGCGACAACCGTGATAACTCCAATGACAGTCGTTACTGGTCCGCACCGGACATGCCGAGGGAGTTGTGGGGCATGGTCCCGGACAACTATATTGTCGGCAAGGCCTTTGCCATATGGATGCATTGGCCCGAGCCGAAACTGAGCAATCTGCCGAGCTTTGCAAGAGCTGGGTTGATTGATTAGCACGCGTCTGGAAACCAGACGCTTTCGGGGTGACCCTTCTGCCAGGGATATGGCAGCAAAACCTATAACATCAACAACGGACGTACGAGGTTATCCCATGCGCCATTCTCAGAAAGGCATGTCATTTTTCGGCTGGTTGGCGGTCATTGCGCTGTTTGTATTTGCTGCCATCACCGCGATGAAACTGGTACCGATCTATATGGATCATTTTGCCCTGCGCAAGATCGTCACCACGGTGAACGAAGATCCCTCGATCAAGATCAACTCGCTGCGCGACCTGCATGCACATATCAACAAGGGCATGCAGATCAACAGCATCCGCGACATCAAGGAAGATGAGGCGATTACCGTGACCGCCAGCGGAACCAATACCTATACTGTCATTATCAAGTATGAGGTGCGTTCACCCATGCTGCGAACCGTGGACCTTCTGGTTCATTTCGATGAAACCCATATTGTCAGACCGCTAAAGTGAGCAATAAGCTAGACCGACTGGAAAGAAGAATAGGCTACAGTTTCAAGGATCAGGACCTGCTGGTTCTGGCCTTGACCCACCGTAGCCTGGGTGGGCGCAATAACGAACGCCTGGAGTTTCTCGGCGATTCGATTCTCAACTTCGTTGCTGCCGAGGCGCTTTTCGAGCGCTTCCCGCAGGCCCGGGAAGGGCAGTTGTCGCGCCTGCGCGCGCGCCTGGTCAAGGGTGTCACCCTGGCTGAACTGGCCAAGGGCTTTGAGCTGGGTGAGTACCTCCGGCTGGGCTCGGGTGAACTGAAAAGCGGCGGGTTCCGCCGTGAATCGATTCTCGCCGACACCACCGAAGCCATTATTGGCGCCATCTACCTCGACAGTGGCATGGAGGCGGCGCGCGAACGCATATTGTTGTGGCTCACCGGCCATATCGAATCGCTGACCCTGGTGGACAACAACAAGGATCCCAAGACGCGCCTGCAGGAGTATCTGCAGGGCCAACATATCGATCTGCCTCAATACGAAGTCATCGACGTCAGCGGTGAAGCCCATTGCCGGGTTTTTCGAGTCGAATGTCGTGCGGCGCCGCTGACCGGACACACATTTGGCGTCGGCAGCAGCCGGCGTCTGGCCGAGCAGGAAGCCGCACAGAAAGCCCTGATCGCCATGGGCGTGGAGAAAGTGAATGAGTGATAGCACACCTCGCTGTGGCTATATTGCCATTGTTGGTCGACCAAACGTGGGCAAGTCGACATTGCTCAACCATATTCTCGGCCAGAAGTTGGCGATCACCTCGCGCAAGCCGCAAACCACCCGCCACACGCTGCTCGGCATCAAGACCGAAGAGAATGTGCAGGCGATCTATGTGGATACCCCCGGCTTGCACAAGGAGAACGAGAAGGCACTGAACCGCTTCATGAACAAGAGTGCCTCTCAGGCACTGCGTGACGTGGACGTGGTGCTGTTCGTGGTGGATCGCATGCGCTGGACCGATGAAGACGAAATGGTCTGGAACAAGGTGCGACACCTGGAATGCCCCGTGGTGCTGGTGGTCAACAAGGTCGACCGCCTGGAAGACAAGAAGGCCATGTTGCCGCACCTGGAATGGTTGACACAGCAGTTGCCCAACGCCGAAATAGTGCCGGTCTCGGCATTGAACGGCGGTAATCTCGATCAACTGCAGACGGTGATTGCCGGCTTGCTACCTGAAGGTGAGCATTTCTACCCGGATGATCAGCTGACTGATCGCAGCTCGCGTTTTCTCGCTGCCGAACTGGTGCGAGAGAAGGTCATGCGCCAGCTGGGCGCCGAGATTCCCTATCAGGTCGCGGTAGAGATCGAGCAGTTCAAGCAGGAAGGTAAGGTACTGCACATTCACGCGCTGATCCTGGTCGAACGCGAAGGCCAGAAAAAGATCATCATCGGTGATGGCGGCGATCGCATGAAGAAGATCGGTCAGGAAGCCCGTCTGGATATGCAGAAACTGTTCGGCAGCAAGATCATGCTCAATCTGTGGGTCAAGGTCCGCCGCGGCTGGTCCGATGATGAGCGTGCCTTGAACTCGCTGGGTTATCGTTTCGACTGACGATGCAGTCACCGCTGAGTCCGGCCTATGTCCTGCATAGCCGCCCCTACCGGGATAGCAGCGCCTTGGTGGACCTGCTGACGCTGCACCACGGTCTGCAGCGGGTGGTCTGGCGTGGGGCACGTGGCCAGCGGCGCAAACTTGCCCCGCAGCCCTTCATGCCGCTCATGGTAGGCATGCTGGGCCGCGGCGAGCTGAAAACTCTGACCCAGGCAGAGATCTCCGGCGGCTTCCTGCAATTGCAGGGCGAAATGTTGTTCAGTGGACTCTATCTCAATGAGCTGCTGGTGCGTCTATTGGGCGCCGGTGACTCTCAACCGCTGCTCTTTGCTGCCTACCAGGGTGCGCTCGAAGCACTCGCAAGCAACCAGCCGGTGGAACCCGTTCTGCGACGCTTCGAATGGCAACTGCTGGCCATTCTGGGCTATGGTTTCAGCCTGACCGAAGACGCCAGCGGACTGCCTGTCCGCGAGCAGCAGCGCTATGTCTGGCACGCGACCGAAGGCCTGCAGCCAGTGCATGACCCGCTGACTATCGACGCCGGCCTGCCGGGCCAGGCGCTGCTGGCCATGGCGGCTGATGACTGGACTGATGCAATCACGCTGCGCGCCGCCAAGCAGTTGATGCGCCAGGCGCTCGGCGTACATCTCGGTGACCGACCATTGGTCAGCCGACAACTTTTTGCCCGGCAACCCCGTAAAGGAGATGAACAGTGACTCAACCGCAGCGTGTACTGCTTGGTGTCAATATCGATCATGTGGCCACTCTGCGCCAGGCCCGTGGTACCCGTTATCCGGACCCGATCCAGGCGGCCATCGAGGCCGAGCAGGCCGGCGCCGATGGCATAACCGTGCATCTGCGTGAAGACCGTCGGCACATCCAGGATCGTGATGTGCGATTGCTTGCAGAAGTTCTGCAGACGCGGATGAACTTTGAAATGGCGGTGACTGACGAAATGATCGCCTTCGCCGCTGAGATCCGTCCCGCTCACGTCTGTCTGGTGCCTGAGCGCCGCGAAGAACTGACTACCGAAGGTGGTCTGGATGTCGCTGGTGGTGGTGCGCGCATCCAACAGGCGGTGGAGCAACTGACAGGTTTCGGTTGCCAGGTCTCCTTATTCATCGATCCGGACCCGCAGCAGATCGAGGCGGCACGCAATGCCGGAGCGCCGGTGATCGAGCTGCATACCGGACATTACGCCGAGACCAGTGGCGCCGAGCAGGAACAGGCGCTGCAGCGTATCAGTGAGTCGGTCGCCTATGCTCGCAAGCTCGGGCTGGTGGTCAATGCCGGACACGGCCTGCATTACCACAACGTTGAGCCCATTGCGGCGATTACCGGCATCAACGAGCTGAACATCGGTCATGCCATCATTGCCCGCGCGCTGTTTTCCGGGCTCGCCGGTGCGGTGGCTGAGATGCGCGCACTGATCCTGGGGGCTGAAGCGCCCCGATGATCATTGGCATAGGCACCGATATGGTGTTGGTCAGTCGTATCGCGGCGGTCTTGGGACGGCAGGGTGAGCGCTTTGCCCAGCGTATCCTGACTGCCGAGGAACTGCAGCGCTACCGCGCCCACTCCCAGCCGGTGCGCTATCTGGCCAAGCGTTATGCCGCCAAGGAGGCCATTCTCAAGGCGCTGGGAACCGGGCTGGCCAAGGGCATGTCCTGGCAGCACATGCAGATCGATAACGACGCCCATGGAGCGCCGCATGTGGTACTCAGTGGTGTCGCATTGGAGCGGCTGCAGCAGGGCGGCGGTGGCCGCATGCTGCTGTCACTCAGCGATGAGCGGGAGCAGGCGCTGGCATTTGCCGTCTGGTCAGGCGCTTGACGTGCTGCGCAGCCGGTTGATGGCGTCCAGTACGGCCTGCACCGCGCTGCGACTGTCCTCACCTTTCTTGAGCAGGGTTTCCGCAGCCTGACAATGCGCGCGCAGTTCTGGCACTCCGCAATAGCGGGTAGCGCCGTGCAGTTTGTGGATCAGCTCCCGCACGCTTGCCCACTCTTCGCGCTCCAGCGCCTCGGTGATGTTTCGGTGATCCTGCGGCAAGCCATCCAGCAACATTTGCATTATGTCACTGGCCAGGTCCTCCTTGCCGGCCGCCAGCTGCAAACCTTCTTCCCGGTCGATGATCTTCAGTGGCGCTGGCTGTCGTGGCGGCTTCGGTGCGGCAATAACGGGCTGGGGGATATAGCGTGTCACCTTGTCTTGCGGGGACGGCAAGTCCGGGGCCTTGCTCGCCGGGGCCAGGCCGGTCCACTTGTTCAGGCTCTGGCGCAGTTGCTCGGTGGTGATCGGTTTGGTCAGATAATCATTCATGCCGCATTGCAACAGCTGATGACGTTCACTGCTCAAGGCATGGGCTGTCAGCGCCACGATCGGAATCGGATCGAAGCCGGCGACTTCTTCGCGCAGGCGCAACTCGGCGGTGGTCTGACGACCGTCCATGCCGGGCATCTGCACATCCATGAAAATCAGATCGACTCGCTGTTCGGTCAGCAACTCGAGGGCTTCTTCGCCACTGGTGGCGAGCAGGGGGGTTACGCCAATATCGCCGAGGAATGCCTCCAGCAGTTTGAGATTGGCCAGATGGTCATCCACGCACAGGACCCGCAACGCGTGGCAACGCTGCTGGATCGGCGGTAGCGTGACCACCGGGTCGTTGCCCAGCAGGTGCATCACGGCTCGGTACAGCTTGCGGGTATATACCGGCTTCGACATGGTCTGGCACATGGAGCGTGGTAATTGGTCGAGCAGCGGGTAATGCTCGGTAGTGTCGGTCAACACTATGGTCTTGCAGATGTTCAATTCCGACCACTGGCGGGCCATCTCCAGGGTGTCGCCCGGGGGCGTCGCCGTATGCCGGACACTGATCAACGCCAGCTGCAGCGAGTCGTCGCGGTTGGTGCGTGAGGTCAGCGCCTCGTGCAGTTGCTGGGGATTATCGAAAACGCGCACCGACAGGCCGATGTCCTCCAGACTGTGCAGCAACATCTGACGGCTCAGCAGCTGCGGTTCGACCAGGGCCGCGCGCATGCCCAGCAGGGGTTTTTCCGGTAACTCGTCTTCGCCGCGGGCGGATCTGCCCAGACGCAGGGTCAGCCAGAACTCGGAGCCCTCGCCTGGTTGGCTACGCAGGCCGATTTCACCGTGCATCTGTTCGACCAGACGTTTCGATATGACCAGCCCCAGGCCGGTGCCTCCTGTCTGCCGGGAGATCGAGTTGTCGGCCTGGCTGAAGGCCTTGAACAGGGATTTCTGCTGCGTCGGCGACAGGCCGATACCGGTGTCGTTGACACTGATACGCAGCAGCACCTGGTCCACGTCCTGATGTTCGGCCATGACCCTGACGCTGACCGAGCCCTCATGGGTGAACTTGATGGCATTGCTGATCAGATTGGCGAGGATCTGCTTGAGACGCATGGGGTCGCCGCGTAGTCCCAGCGGGGTGTCCCGGTAGATGATGCTGACCAGTTCCAGGCCCTTGTCATGGGCACTGGGCGCGAGCATGGTCAGGGTGTCGTCGATCAGGTCACGCAGGTTGAACGCCAGATTTTCCAGAATCAGCTTGCCGGCCTCGATTTTGGAAAAGTCCAGAATCTCGTTGATGATGGCGAGCAGGTTGTCGGCGGACTTTTCGATGGTCGACAAGTACTCCTGTTGTCGCCCATTCAGCTCGCTGCGCTGCAGCAGGTTGCTGAAACCGAGAATGCCATTGAGCGGGGTGCGCAACTCATGGCTCATATTGGCGAGGAATTCGGATTTGATGCGACTGGCTTCCTGGGCAGTCTTGCGCGCCAGATCCAGTTCGATATTCTGGATTTCGATGGTCTCCAGCGTCTGGCGCAGATCATCGGTCGCCTGATCGATGTTCTGCTGCAGCTCGCCCTGGGCGCTCTGCATGGTCTGCGCCATGTTGTTGACCCCCATCGCCAGATCATCCAGCTCGCGGCTGTCCTGTCCGGCGAGGCGGACATTGAAATGTCCCTGGCTGATCTGACGAATGGCATTGTTGATGCGTGCCACCGGATCGCTGATGCGTCGTCCCATTATTGAGACTACCAGGCCGGTGAGAGCCAGACTCAGGATGATCGCCACCAGGGTGGCAAGCAGGGTCTGGTAGCGGTGCAGCAGCATGTTGCCATGGCTGAGTTCGACTTCCAGCCAGCCCAGGATGCTGTCCGCCTCGACATCCAGACGTAATGTCCGATTGGGCAGATCGAGGCTGGCCAGCAGGGGCATGAGGAAACGGCTGCTGTTTTTGCCGCGCTGAATCTGCAATCCGGTGCCAGCGGTCATGTCGATACCGGTGACGGGTTCGCCGGCCGGGTACATGAACGGGCCGCGATGCTCCAGTTCCTGCATGTTGGCATCGTACAATGTCAGCGCTCGAACATCGGTGTGGTTGAGTGCCGCCCCGAGCATCGGTCCAATAAGACTTATTTCACCGCCCAGCAGCGCATCGGCGGCGGGCTGCTGCAGGTACTCGACGGTCATCAATCCCCGTTGCAGCAACTGCTGCTCTACTTCGCGCACCTGCTGCCAACTGAAATAACCGCCCAGCGCCAGTGCCATCAGGCCGGTGGGGATGAGCGTGATCATCAGCAGGCGGGCCTTGATGCCCAGGCTGCGGCGCGGTCGTGATGGCGGGTCGAGCTTGTTCAATGTATGTATCCCTTTCCCTGTTGCCGGTATCATAGGCCGATTGACCAAAAAGCACAGCCGGGCAACGCAACCCGTTCCTGCCTCGCCTGAAGGATGAATGATGACTAGTGAGTTTCCAACCATTGCCGACTGTATTGGCAATACGCCCCTGGTTCGTCTGCAGCGCATGGCGGGCAATACCGGCAATACGATTCTGCTCAAGCTGGAAGGTAACAATCCGGCCGGGTCGGTCAAGGATCGTCCCGCGTTGTCGATGATCCAGATGGCTGAGCAGCGTGGCAGCATACAGCCCGGCGATACGCTGATCGAAGCGACATCCGGCAACACCGGTATTGCCCTGGCCATGGCGGCGGCGATCATGGGCTACCCGATGATCCTGATCATGCCGGAGAATTCCAGCGACGAACGCAAGTGGGCAATGTCTGCCTACGGTGCCGAGCTGATTCTGGTGAGCAAGGAAGAAGGCATGGAGGGCGCGCGGGATCTGGCCGAGAAAATGCAGCGTGAAGGCAAAGGCAAGTTACTCGACCAGTTTGGCAATCTGGATAACCCCGAGGCGCATTACCGCACCACTGGTCCGGAAATCTGGCGCGATACCGCCGGTCAGGTTACCCATTTCGTCAGCTCGATGGGCACCACAGGCACCATCATGGGCGTGTCGCGCTATCTGAAGGAACAGAACCCGGACATTCAGATCATCGGTCTGCAGCCCACCGAGGGCGCGGCGATTCCGGGCATCCGCCGCTGGCCTCAGGCGTACCTACCGAGTATTTTCGATGCCGAGCGGGTGGATAAGGTGGTGGACATGAGTCAGGAAGAAGCCGAAATCACCATGCGCCGGCTGGCACGTGAAGAAGGCATTTTCTGCGGTGTGTCCTCGGGGGGCGCCGTAGCGGCGGCTCTGCGGCTCAATGCCGAACTCCGCGATGCGATCATTGTGGCGATTATCTGCGATCGCGGTGATCGCTATCTATCCACCGGGGTATTTGATGACCGCTCATGAATAGGTCTCGCGGCAAGCCGAGACGGGCTCCCGATGCGCCTGCGGCAGTAGGTCAGCGGATCGAACTGACGCTGGAGCGCCTGACCCATGACGGCCGGGGAATTGGCCGCTGGCAGGGGCGCACGGTATTCGTTGAAGGCGGCTTGCCCGGCGAGAAGGTCGATGCCCGGGTAATACGCGCCCGCAGCAAACTGATCGAGACGCGGTTGGAAAAACTGCTTGATGCCAGTCCTGAACGCCTTGCACCAGTGTGTCAGCACGTCGCGCTGTGCGGCGGATGCAGTCTCCAGCACATGCCGCGTCAGACTCAGCTGGAAATCAAACAGCAGGCGCTGGCTCAGCAATTGCAGCATTTTGCCGGACTGCAGCCGGAACGCTGGATGCCCGCGCTGACCGGGCCGGAGTATGGCTATCGCCAACGTACCCGGCTATCCATGCGCTGGGATCAACGGACCCAGCGGCTGATGGTAGGCTATCGGCAGCGCGCCAGCAGCGAGTTGGTTGAACTTGAAGAGTGCCCCGTTCTGGTGCCGGTTCTTGAAGCTGTGCTCAAGGAACTGCCGGTGGTGGTGCAGCAGTTGAATGCGCGTGCCGGGTTGGGACACATCGAGCTGATCGCCGGGGAACACCCGAGCATGGTGGTCCGGCATATGCAGCCATTGCCCCAGGCCGATGTCGACCAGTTGAAGGCATTGGCTGCGGCCCATGGGCTGATCTGCCGGCTGCAACCTGATTCGTTGGGCCCGGCGCGGGCGTTACATACGGACATGCCCGATCCGGCCTATCGACTGGCCGATCAGCAGTTGGAATTTCGCTTTGCCGCCGGTGACTTCACCCAGGTGAATGCCGAGGTCAATCAGCAGATGGTCAACCAGGCGCTGGAATGGCTGGCGGTGCAGCCTGGCGATAAAGTGCTGGACCTGTTTTGCGGTGTAGGTAATTTTGCCTTGCCGTTGGCGCAATCGGGTGCTGAAGTGACGGGTATTGAAGGCAGCGCAGAGATGGTCGAGCGCGCCGGCAGCAATGCGCAATTAAATGGGTTGGCGAAAGTGCACTTTATGCAGGCGGACTTGTCGAAGCCGCATGCGACAGACTGGCTGGATACTACCTATCAGGCAGCCCTGCTGGATCCGCCGAGGGATGGGGCTGCCGAACTCGTCGCCACACTGGCCCGGAAGAAGTTGCAGCGGATACTCTATGTATCCTGCAATCCGGCCACGCTGGCGCGCGATGCGGGCATTCTGGCGGAATCAGGTTATCGACTGGTGCAGGCGGGGATAATGGACATGTTTCCCCAGACCGCCCATGTGGAAGCCATGGCACTCTTCGTGTCAGGCAAGGACAGAACGTAATGGTACAAGTCAGAGCAGATCATCCGGTCAATCAGGATGGGACCGTCGATCTCGACGCCTGGATCGAACGGATTCAGCAGCGGGTACCGCTGCCGGCACCCGAGATACTGAAACAGGCTTGCGAATGGGCCAGTGAGCTCGAGCTGGCGGCCAGCAAGACTGAACACCGCTGGGCCAACGGTGCCAGCAGTTATCGTACCGGCCTGGAGATGGCCGAAATTCTCGCCGACCTCAAGCTGGACCAGGACTCTCTGGTGGCGGCGGTCATCTATCGTGCGGTGCGTGAACGCAAGACCGAGCTGGTCGAAGTCGAACGCTGCCTGGGCTCCAGCGTGGCGACACTGGTCGATGGCGTACAGCGTATGGCGGCAATCAGCGTGTCGCAGAATCCACCCAAAGCCAATACCTTCAATACCCAGTCGCAGGTGGAGAACCTGCGCAAGATGCTGGTCACCATGGTCGATGACGTGCGCGTCGCCCTGATCAAGCTGGCCGAGCGTACCTGTGCCATTCGTGCGGTAAAGGATGCCGATAACGAGAAGCGCTACCGGGTTGCGCGTGAGGTGTTCGACATCTATGCCCCGCTGGCCCACCGTCTGGGCATCGGGCATATCAAATGGGAGCTGGAGGACCT
Above is a genomic segment from Halopseudomonas litoralis containing:
- the cysM gene encoding cysteine synthase CysM, producing MTSEFPTIADCIGNTPLVRLQRMAGNTGNTILLKLEGNNPAGSVKDRPALSMIQMAEQRGSIQPGDTLIEATSGNTGIALAMAAAIMGYPMILIMPENSSDERKWAMSAYGAELILVSKEEGMEGARDLAEKMQREGKGKLLDQFGNLDNPEAHYRTTGPEIWRDTAGQVTHFVSSMGTTGTIMGVSRYLKEQNPDIQIIGLQPTEGAAIPGIRRWPQAYLPSIFDAERVDKVVDMSQEEAEITMRRLAREEGIFCGVSSGGAVAAALRLNAELRDAIIVAIICDRGDRYLSTGVFDDRS
- the rlmD gene encoding 23S rRNA (uracil(1939)-C(5))-methyltransferase RlmD, with protein sequence MNRSRGKPRRAPDAPAAVGQRIELTLERLTHDGRGIGRWQGRTVFVEGGLPGEKVDARVIRARSKLIETRLEKLLDASPERLAPVCQHVALCGGCSLQHMPRQTQLEIKQQALAQQLQHFAGLQPERWMPALTGPEYGYRQRTRLSMRWDQRTQRLMVGYRQRASSELVELEECPVLVPVLEAVLKELPVVVQQLNARAGLGHIELIAGEHPSMVVRHMQPLPQADVDQLKALAAAHGLICRLQPDSLGPARALHTDMPDPAYRLADQQLEFRFAAGDFTQVNAEVNQQMVNQALEWLAVQPGDKVLDLFCGVGNFALPLAQSGAEVTGIEGSAEMVERAGSNAQLNGLAKVHFMQADLSKPHATDWLDTTYQAALLDPPRDGAAELVATLARKKLQRILYVSCNPATLARDAGILAESGYRLVQAGIMDMFPQTAHVEAMALFVSGKDRT